One Cervus canadensis isolate Bull #8, Minnesota chromosome 1, ASM1932006v1, whole genome shotgun sequence genomic window carries:
- the LOC122451135 gene encoding polyadenylate-binding protein-interacting protein 2 encodes MKDPSRSSTSPSIINEDVIINGHSHEDDNPFAEYMWMENEEEFNRQIEEELWEEEFIERCFQEMLEEEEEHEWFIPARDLPQTMDQIQDQFNDLVISDGSSLEDLVVKSNLNPNAKEFVPGVKY; translated from the coding sequence ATGAAAGATCCAAGTCGCAGCAGTACTAGCCCAAGCATCATCAATGAAGATGTGATAATTAACGGTCATTCTCATGAAGATGACAATCCATTTGCAGAGTACATGTGGatggaaaatgaagaggaattcaACAGACAGATAGAAGAGGAGTTATGGGAAGAAGAATTTATTGAACGCTGTTTCCAAGAAATGCtggaagaagaagaggaacatGAGTGGTTTATTCCAGCTCGAGATCTCCCACAAACTATGGACCAAATCCAAGACCAGTTTAATGACCTTGTTATCAGTGATGGCTCTTCCCTGGAAGATCTTGTGGTCAAGAGCAATCTGAATCCAAATGCAAAGGAGTTTGTTCCTGGGGTGAAGTACTAA